DNA sequence from the Prosthecobacter vanneervenii genome:
GAGCGGGCAGCTTGGCCGCCATTACGAGGGCTGAACCACCCCGTCATACGAGGTGTGCCTGCGTTCCCCTTTGTCGTTGTGAGCGGCCTTTGTGGAGAGGAGCCTGAGGAAGATGTGGATTTGATCTGGATGCCCTTTTGGCAAACGGACGGAGTGTGAGGATGTTCGCACGCGATGGTGTTTGCCGCGTGCTGGTGGACGGGCGGGCTGTCGCTACACACGTCTTGCGAGTGGTGGGCGGTGCCTTTGTCATCACCCGCATGCCCTTTTGGCAAACGGACAGAGTGTGAGGATGTTCGCACGCGATTGAGTTTGCCACGTGCTGGTGGACGGGCGGGCTGTCGCCACACCCGTCCTACGAGTGGCGGGGGCGCAAGGGCTGCGGAGTGGCACCCGGAGCCAGTGGAACACTGGCGCTCCCAGTAAAGACTGGGTCTGCTGCGCAGACCCGGAACTCCGGGCCCGACACAGCGGGGCGCTAGCAGCACTGTGGCAAGCGGGACGCTTGCACTACGGCCTTGTCAGTCGCCGCCGCCGGCGACTTTGGGGGTGTTGCCGAAGGCTTCTTTGACGGAGGCGAGGGCGTAGTCGCGGTTGAGCTTGGTGATCCAGCGGACGCTGATGCCTTTGGGGCAGGCGGCTTCGCATTCGTACTGGTTGGTGCAGTTGCCGAAGCCTTCTTTGTCCATCTGGCGGACCATGCCGAGGGTGCGGCGGTCTTTTTCGGGCTGGCCCTGGGGGAGGGAGTTGAGCTGCCCTGCCTTGGCGGAGACGAAGAGCATTGCGCTGGCGTTTTTACAGGCGGCGACGCAGGCTCCGCAGCCGATGCATTCGGCGGCGTCCATGGCGGCGTCTGCGACTTCCTTGCCGATGGGGAGGGCGTTGGCGTCCTGTGGGGCGCCGGTGCGGACGGTGACGAAGCCGCCGGCCTGCTGGATGCGGTCGAAGGCGGTGCGGTCGACCATGAGGTCCTTCAGGACGGGGAAGGCGCGGGCGCGGAAGGGCTCGATCCAGATGGTGTCTCCGGTGCGGAATTTGCGCATGTGGAGCTGGCAGGTGGTGGTGGCTTTTTCGGGGCCGTGGGGGACGCCATTGATCTGCATGGAGCACATGCCGCAGATGCCTTCGCGGCAGTCGTGGTCGAAGGCGACGGGGTCTTCTCCTTTGGAGATGAGGCGCTCATTGACGATGTCCATCATCTCCAGGAAAGAGGCGTGATCGGGGATTTCCGGGGCTTCAATGTCCTGGAAGTGGCCTGGCTGCGAGCCATTCTGACGCCAGACTTTGAGGTGCAGATTGAGTAGAGACATGGGGACGGGAGAGGAACGTTATTTGTAGCTGCGGACGGCAAGGTGGACTTCTTCGAAGGTCAGCGGCTCCTTGTTGAGGGTGGGCTGGCTGAGGTTGCCGGTGTATTCCCAGGCGGCGGCGTAGCTGAAGTTTTCGTCGTCGCGTTTGGCTTCGCCGTCGTCGGTCTGGTATTCGGTGCGGAAGTGGCCGCCGCAGCTTTCTTCGCGGTGGCGGGCGTCGAGGCAGAGGAGCTCGGCGAACTCCATGAAATCGGCGACGCGTCCGGCTTTTTCGAGCTCGGGGTTGGTGAAGTCGCCGCTGCCGGGGACTTTGACGTTTTGCCAGAACTCTTCGCGGAGCTCGGGGATGCGCTTGAGGGCTTCGGTGAGGCCGGCGCGGTCGCGGGCCATGCCGCATTTTTCCCAGACGAGGAGGCCGAGCTCGCGGTGGAAGCTGTCCACGCTGCGCTTGCCGTTGATGTTGAGGAATTTTTTGGTCTGAGCGGTGCAGGCTTCGACGGCTTTCTTGAACTCGGGGTGGTCGGTGGTGACGCTGCCGGGTTTCTGGCCCACCAGGTAGTTGGCGATGGTGGTGGGGATGACGAAGTAGCCGTCTGCGAGGCCCTGCATGAGGGCGGAGGCTCCGAGGCGGTTGGCGCCGTGGTCGGAGAAGTTGGCCTCTCCGAGGACGTGGAGGCCGGGGAGGTTGCTCATCAGATTGTAGTCCACCCAGAGGCCGCCCATGGTGTAGTGGACGGCGGGGTAGATGCGCATGGGGCGCTTGTAGGCGCTCTCTCCGGTGATGCGCTCGTACATTTCGAAGAGGTTGCCGTAGCGCTCGGCGATGGTCTTGGCTCCGAACTGCTGGATGGCCTCTGCGAAGTCGAGGTAAACACCGCGACCGCCGGGGCCGACGCCGCGACCGTCGTCGCAGGCTTCCTTGGCAGCGCGGGAGGAGATGTCACGCGGGGCGAGGTTGCCGAAGCTGGGGTATTTGCGCTCGAGGTAGTAGTCGCGGTCGGCCTCGGGGATTTGATCGGGGGCCTTGCCGCAGTCTTCCTTCTTTTTGGGGACCCAGACGCGGCCGTCGTTGCGGAGGGACTCGGACATGAGCGTGAGCTTGCTCTGGTAGTCGCCGCTAACGGGGATGCAGGTGGGGTGGATCTGGGTGTAGCAGGGGTTGGCGAAGAAGGCGCCTTTGCGGTGAGCACGCCAGGTGGCGGTCACGTTGCAACCCATGGCGTTGGTGGAGAGGTAGAAGACGTTGCCGTAGCCGCCGGTGCAGAGGAGGACGGCGTCGCCGGCGTGGGCTTCGATTTTGCCGGTGACGAGGTTGCGGGTGATGATGCCCTTGGCGTGGCCGTCAACGGTCACGAGGTCGAGCATCTCCATGCGGGTGTACATCTGGACGCCGCCTGCGGCGATCTCCTTATTCAGCGCGGAGTAGGCGCCGAGGAGGAGCTGCTGGCCGGTCTGGCCGCGGGCGTAGAAGGTACGGCTGACCTGAGCGCCACCGAAGGAGCGATTGGCGAGCATGCCGCCGTATTCACGGGCGAAGGGAACGCCCTGGGCGACGCACTGGTCGATGATGTTGACGCTGACTTCGGCGAGGCGGTGGACGTTGGCCTCACGGGCGCGGAAGTCGCCGCCTTTGACGGTGTCGTAGAAGAGACGGTGGACGCTGTCGCCGTCGTTCTGGTAGTTTTTTGCCGCATTGATGCCGCCCTGGGCTGCGATGGAGTGGGCGCGGCGGGCGCTGTCCTGGAAGCAGAAGCACTTTACCTTGTAGCCGAGCTCTGAAAGCGTGGCGGCTGCGGAGGAGCCTGCGAGACCGCTGCCGACGACGAGGACGGTGAACTTGCGCTTGTTCTTCGGATTGATGAGCTTGGAGTCCTGCTTGTGCTTGGACCACTTCATGGCCATCGGGCCGGAGGGGATATTGGAATTGAGAGGCATGGCGTGTCGCGGGAAGAATTAACGGCCGTAGTGGAAGAACAGGATCGCGATGGGGATGGAGCAGTTGCCGACGAGGATGAGACCTGCGAAGGCGTAGCCGAGCTTTTTGAAGAGGGGCTCTGTTTTGTCCGTGGAGACGCCAAGGGTCTGGAAGAGGCTGCTGAAGCCGTGGCTGAGGTGGCTGGAGAGCAGCAGCATGGCGATGATGTAGAAGATGGAGGCGGGAGCCCAGGAGAAGCCGGCGATGACCATGCGGTAAACGTCGTGGACGGTCTCGCCATGGAGGGTGGTGTGGTAGGTGCCGTAGTCGTTGCCTGCATGGACGGTGAAGTGGAGCAGGTGATAGACGATGAAGGCGAGGATGGTGAGGCCGCTCCAGATCATGGTGCGGGAGGACTTGCTGCTGACCTGGGCCTTGTGCTGGCCGTAGGCGTCTTTGCGGGCGGCGCGGTTGGCTCGGGTGAGCTGGATGGTGGCGACGATGTGAATGACGACGGCTGCGAGCAGGCCGAGGCGCGCGATCCAGACGCCGCCGCCGTGCAGGGCGGTCTGGAGCATGTGGCCGTATTCATTGATGGCATCCTTGCCGACGAAGATCAGCAGGTTGCCGATCATGTGGCCAAAAACGAAGCCGATCAGCACGAGGCCGGTGAGGGCGACGAGGAACTTTTTGCCGATGGAGGAGGCGTAAAATCGAGAGAGGGAGTCAAAAACAGCGCTCATGTGGGAGGTTTTCATCTTGAACATACGATGCGTGTGCGCAAGCCGTGCCTGCATTTTTTGCTGCGAAAATGCTGCTGCGAAGCGGTCTCAAAGACGCTGTGAGGCAGTGAGTTGTCCAGCCGACAGGGGATAGAGGGGGCGGTAGGGACTGGATGCGGGCTGAGAGGCCTGCGGAAGGTGCGGAATATGCGGAAGGAGGAAGAGGAAGAGGAAGAGGAAGAGGAAGAGGAAGAGGAAGAGGAAGAGGAAGAGGAAGAGGAAGAGGAAGAGGAAGAGGAAGAGGAAGAGGAAGAGGA
Encoded proteins:
- a CDS encoding succinate dehydrogenase/fumarate reductase iron-sulfur subunit, which encodes MSLLNLHLKVWRQNGSQPGHFQDIEAPEIPDHASFLEMMDIVNERLISKGEDPVAFDHDCREGICGMCSMQINGVPHGPEKATTTCQLHMRKFRTGDTIWIEPFRARAFPVLKDLMVDRTAFDRIQQAGGFVTVRTGAPQDANALPIGKEVADAAMDAAECIGCGACVAACKNASAMLFVSAKAGQLNSLPQGQPEKDRRTLGMVRQMDKEGFGNCTNQYECEAACPKGISVRWITKLNRDYALASVKEAFGNTPKVAGGGD
- a CDS encoding fumarate reductase/succinate dehydrogenase flavoprotein subunit gives rise to the protein MPLNSNIPSGPMAMKWSKHKQDSKLINPKNKRKFTVLVVGSGLAGSSAAATLSELGYKVKCFCFQDSARRAHSIAAQGGINAAKNYQNDGDSVHRLFYDTVKGGDFRAREANVHRLAEVSVNIIDQCVAQGVPFAREYGGMLANRSFGGAQVSRTFYARGQTGQQLLLGAYSALNKEIAAGGVQMYTRMEMLDLVTVDGHAKGIITRNLVTGKIEAHAGDAVLLCTGGYGNVFYLSTNAMGCNVTATWRAHRKGAFFANPCYTQIHPTCIPVSGDYQSKLTLMSESLRNDGRVWVPKKKEDCGKAPDQIPEADRDYYLERKYPSFGNLAPRDISSRAAKEACDDGRGVGPGGRGVYLDFAEAIQQFGAKTIAERYGNLFEMYERITGESAYKRPMRIYPAVHYTMGGLWVDYNLMSNLPGLHVLGEANFSDHGANRLGASALMQGLADGYFVIPTTIANYLVGQKPGSVTTDHPEFKKAVEACTAQTKKFLNINGKRSVDSFHRELGLLVWEKCGMARDRAGLTEALKRIPELREEFWQNVKVPGSGDFTNPELEKAGRVADFMEFAELLCLDARHREESCGGHFRTEYQTDDGEAKRDDENFSYAAAWEYTGNLSQPTLNKEPLTFEEVHLAVRSYK
- a CDS encoding succinate dehydrogenase cytochrome b subunit → MSAVFDSLSRFYASSIGKKFLVALTGLVLIGFVFGHMIGNLLIFVGKDAINEYGHMLQTALHGGGVWIARLGLLAAVVIHIVATIQLTRANRAARKDAYGQHKAQVSSKSSRTMIWSGLTILAFIVYHLLHFTVHAGNDYGTYHTTLHGETVHDVYRMVIAGFSWAPASIFYIIAMLLLSSHLSHGFSSLFQTLGVSTDKTEPLFKKLGYAFAGLILVGNCSIPIAILFFHYGR